In Desulfobulbaceae bacterium, the DNA window TGACCATCACTGAGACCAAGCTCTTTCTCGGAACATAACATCCCCTCAGAGGCCTCACCTCTGATCTTAGCCTTCTTGACCTTAAAGCCATTGATTGTACTTCCCGGTAAGACAATTGCGGCCAGCATACCCGCCTTAACATTGGGGGCGCCACAGACAACACGCTTTATGTCCCCACCAACGTCGACATCACATAAGTGCAGCTTGTCAGCATTTGGATGATCGAAAACATTGACAACTTTCGATACCAATATTTGGTCAAGTCCTGAGTAGAGTGGTTCCACCGCATCAACTTCAAGACCGAGCATTGTCAGTCTGTCAGCAAGTTCATCAGCCGAAAGTTCAAAATCGACGTATTGTTTCAACCAGTTAACAGTAAATTTCATAATTAAACCAACTAGAACTGTTTAAGAAAGCGTATATCGTTCTCGTAAAAAAGTCGGATGTCAGTAATCCCATATTTCAACATCGCGATCCTCTCCACTCCGAGCCCAAAGGCAAAACCGCTGTATGCCTCAGGGTCATACCCAACCTTCTTAAATACTTCTGGATCTATCAATCCGGCGCCCAGTATTTCAAGCCAACCAGTCTGCTTGCAAACTCGACAACCTTGACCTCGACAGATAACACAAGCTATATCAACTTCAGCACTTGGTTCTGTAAACGGGAAATAACTAGGACGAAAACGTATTGCCGTATTTTCATCAAACATTTTGGCAATAAAAACGGCCAAAATGCCCTTTAAATCGGCAAAGGATACCTTCGTATCAACCAGAAACCCTTCAACCTGGTGGAACATAGGGGTATGTGTAATATCAGAGTCACAACGGTAAACCTTTCCGGGCGCAATCATCCGCAGGGGCGGTGGCTGTTTTTCCATCGTCCGAACCTGCATTGGCGATGTATGCGTTCTCAGCAGTATGTTGCTGCTCACATAAAAGGTATCGTGCATATCCCGAGCAGGATGATGCTTAGGGATATTAAGTCCCTCAAAATTATAAAAATCGATCTCAACATCCGGGCCCTCAGCAACTGTAAATCCAAGTCTCTCAAATACAGTGCAAATCTCCTCCATGACTTGGGTAACTGGATGTAAACGCCCAAAAGGCAAAACTCTACCGGGTAAGGTCTGATCATCGAGAACAATCTTCTTCGTAGTCGTATCTAAAGAACTGCACAACTGCTCTTTTCTTTCACTAAAGGCAGTTTCCAGTTCATTTTTTATTGTATTTGCAAGTTTGCCCAGGCGTGGGCGATCTTCGGCAGGGGCGTTACCAAGATTACGCATTACTGAAGTAAAAAGACCCTTTCTGCCCAGATAATCAATCCGGAATGCTTCAAGGGCCTTTTCATCAGATGCAGCTTCAAGGCTACCCGATGCTTCGCTTTTCAGGCGAAGTAGTTCATCTTCCATAGCGTTACAGGACGTACAAATTAAGAGGCTTGTTTAATGACTTGTGAAAATGCGTTCGCGTCAACGATAGCCAAATGGGAAAGAACCTTTCGATCTAACTCAATATTAGCTTTTTTCAGACCGCCGATGAATTTACTATAAGAAGTGCCATTAATCTTGGCAGCTGCAGAAATTCGGGCAATCCACAGGGCCCTGAAATCTCTTTTTTTCTGACGACGGTCACGATAAGCATAACACAAAGCACGATCAACAGCTTCAGTTGCTGTTCTGAAAAGTCTATGACGTCCACCGACATAGCCTTTTGCCATTTTCAGTACTCTATTTCTTCGTCGACGCGCTTTAAAACCACGGGTAACTCGAGGCATCGTATTCTCCTTTCAATCAATTATAACCACCGGTTAAAATCCGGTGTTTAAATATTTTTATCGTAATGCACTAAAACTCATTCACATTTACATATAAGGAATCAATTTCCTAATGGACTTGAGATCTGCGCCATCTACCTCAGTACCCTTCCTTAAATTTCTTTTTCTTTTGGTACTTTTTTTGGTCAAAATATGGCTGGTGAAAGCCTTAGCGCGTAGTATTTTACCAGAGGCGCTTTTTTTAAAGCGTTTTGCAGCGCCTCTCTTTGTCTTCATCTTTGGCATTTCTATTTCTCCTTATTACGCTTTCGGACCGACATACATTGCCATTTGTCGACCTTCCATCTGTGGTTCCTGGACAATAACAGCTATATCTTCAAGTGCTTCTGCCATTTTCTGCAAGGTTTCACGACCCTGCACATCGGCATAAACTATTTCACGGCCTCTAAAACGAACCGTAATTTTAACCTTATTTTTTTGAAGTAAGAATTTACGAATATTCTTTAACTTGAAATCAA includes these proteins:
- the pheS gene encoding phenylalanine--tRNA ligase subunit alpha, whose protein sequence is MEDELLRLKSEASGSLEAASDEKALEAFRIDYLGRKGLFTSVMRNLGNAPAEDRPRLGKLANTIKNELETAFSERKEQLCSSLDTTTKKIVLDDQTLPGRVLPFGRLHPVTQVMEEICTVFERLGFTVAEGPDVEIDFYNFEGLNIPKHHPARDMHDTFYVSSNILLRTHTSPMQVRTMEKQPPPLRMIAPGKVYRCDSDITHTPMFHQVEGFLVDTKVSFADLKGILAVFIAKMFDENTAIRFRPSYFPFTEPSAEVDIACVICRGQGCRVCKQTGWLEILGAGLIDPEVFKKVGYDPEAYSGFAFGLGVERIAMLKYGITDIRLFYENDIRFLKQF
- the rplT gene encoding 50S ribosomal protein L20 encodes the protein MPRVTRGFKARRRRNRVLKMAKGYVGGRHRLFRTATEAVDRALCYAYRDRRQKKRDFRALWIARISAAAKINGTSYSKFIGGLKKANIELDRKVLSHLAIVDANAFSQVIKQAS
- the rpmI gene encoding 50S ribosomal protein L35 translates to MPKMKTKRGAAKRFKKSASGKILRAKAFTSHILTKKSTKRKRNLRKGTEVDGADLKSIRKLIPYM